A single Scleropages formosus chromosome 4, fSclFor1.1, whole genome shotgun sequence DNA region contains:
- the gpatch11 gene encoding G patch domain-containing protein 11 isoform X1, with translation MSDDEEDYMSDTFLNKMPDVRPGVPMLKRVKEALRKEEIHKEKNLQNRQKTYKEQEQESRETKLQSSISNENKGFALLAKMGYKAGQGLGKDGAGRVEPIPLNIKSDRGGIGMEEVKKRKAEEKLECYRQKVRVQQQAEKQSLEDYRVRMRTEREERQTEGDLRRSQRVCEQLDSKKGITVPREDWYWPDLKTESNDDDDDDDDSAEEEDDEQLQLSSLEKLHILTSYLRGEHLYCIWCGTTYNNEEDLHSNCPGDTAADHD, from the exons ATGTCAGACGATGAAGAGGACTACATGTCGGATACGTTTCTTAATAAGAT GCCAGACGTGAGGCCGGGTGTCCCCATGTTGAAGCGGGTGAAGGAAGCCCTGAGGAAGGAGGAAATTCACAAGGAAAAGAACTTGCAAAATCGGCAGAAGACGTacaaggagcaggagcaggagagtCGTGAGACAAAGCTGCAGAGCTCCATCAGCAATGAGAACAAGGGCTTTGCGCTGCTGGCGAAAATGGGCTACAAAGCAGGCCAAGGCCTGGGGAAGGATG GTGCTGGAAGAGTTGAGCCCATCCCATTGAATATCAAATCAG ATCGAGGAGGCATTGGAATGGAGGAGGTGAAGAAGAGAAAAGCGGAGGAGAAGCTTGAATGCTACCGGCAGAAAGTGCgtgtgcagcagcaggctgaGAAACAGTCACTCGAGGATTATAG GGTCAGGATGCGAACGGAGAGAGAGGAGCGGCAGACAGAGGGAGACCTGCGGAGGAGTCAGCGTGTCTGTGAGCAGCTGGACAGCAAGAAG gGCATCACTGTTCCCAGGGAGGACTGGTACTGGCCTGATCTGAAGACAGAaagcaatgatgatgatgatgatgatgatgatagcgcagaggaagaagatgatgaacAGCTACAGCTAAGT TCCCTGGAAAAGCTGCACATTCTGACATCATATCtacggggagaacatttatACTGCATTTGGTGTGGGACTACATACAATA ATGAAGAAGATTTGCACTCAAACTGTCCCGGAGACACAGCAGCCGACCATGACTGA
- the gpatch11 gene encoding G patch domain-containing protein 11 isoform X2, producing MSDDEEDYMSDTFLNKMPDVRPGVPMLKRVKEALRKEEIHKEKNLQNRQKTYKEQEQESRETKLQSSISNENKGFALLAKMGYKAGQGLGKDGAGRVEPIPLNIKSDRGGIGMEEVKKRKAEEKLECYRQKVRVQQQAEKQSLEDYSTGSGCERRERSGRQRETCGGVSVSVSSWTARRASLFPGRTGTGLI from the exons ATGTCAGACGATGAAGAGGACTACATGTCGGATACGTTTCTTAATAAGAT GCCAGACGTGAGGCCGGGTGTCCCCATGTTGAAGCGGGTGAAGGAAGCCCTGAGGAAGGAGGAAATTCACAAGGAAAAGAACTTGCAAAATCGGCAGAAGACGTacaaggagcaggagcaggagagtCGTGAGACAAAGCTGCAGAGCTCCATCAGCAATGAGAACAAGGGCTTTGCGCTGCTGGCGAAAATGGGCTACAAAGCAGGCCAAGGCCTGGGGAAGGATG GTGCTGGAAGAGTTGAGCCCATCCCATTGAATATCAAATCAG ATCGAGGAGGCATTGGAATGGAGGAGGTGAAGAAGAGAAAAGCGGAGGAGAAGCTTGAATGCTACCGGCAGAAAGTGCgtgtgcagcagcaggctgaGAAACAGTCACTCGAGGATTATAG CACAGGGTCAGGATGCGAACGGAGAGAGAGGAGCGGCAGACAGAGGGAGACCTGCGGAGGAGTCAGCGTGTCTGTGAGCAGCTGGACAGCAAGAAG gGCATCACTGTTCCCAGGGAGGACTGGTACTGGCCTGATCTGA
- the gpatch11 gene encoding G patch domain-containing protein 11 isoform X3, which produces MLKRVKEALRKEEIHKEKNLQNRQKTYKEQEQESRETKLQSSISNENKGFALLAKMGYKAGQGLGKDGAGRVEPIPLNIKSDRGGIGMEEVKKRKAEEKLECYRQKVRVQQQAEKQSLEDYRVRMRTEREERQTEGDLRRSQRVCEQLDSKKGITVPREDWYWPDLKTESNDDDDDDDDSAEEEDDEQLQLSSLEKLHILTSYLRGEHLYCIWCGTTYNNEEDLHSNCPGDTAADHD; this is translated from the exons ATGTTGAAGCGGGTGAAGGAAGCCCTGAGGAAGGAGGAAATTCACAAGGAAAAGAACTTGCAAAATCGGCAGAAGACGTacaaggagcaggagcaggagagtCGTGAGACAAAGCTGCAGAGCTCCATCAGCAATGAGAACAAGGGCTTTGCGCTGCTGGCGAAAATGGGCTACAAAGCAGGCCAAGGCCTGGGGAAGGATG GTGCTGGAAGAGTTGAGCCCATCCCATTGAATATCAAATCAG ATCGAGGAGGCATTGGAATGGAGGAGGTGAAGAAGAGAAAAGCGGAGGAGAAGCTTGAATGCTACCGGCAGAAAGTGCgtgtgcagcagcaggctgaGAAACAGTCACTCGAGGATTATAG GGTCAGGATGCGAACGGAGAGAGAGGAGCGGCAGACAGAGGGAGACCTGCGGAGGAGTCAGCGTGTCTGTGAGCAGCTGGACAGCAAGAAG gGCATCACTGTTCCCAGGGAGGACTGGTACTGGCCTGATCTGAAGACAGAaagcaatgatgatgatgatgatgatgatgatagcgcagaggaagaagatgatgaacAGCTACAGCTAAGT TCCCTGGAAAAGCTGCACATTCTGACATCATATCtacggggagaacatttatACTGCATTTGGTGTGGGACTACATACAATA ATGAAGAAGATTTGCACTCAAACTGTCCCGGAGACACAGCAGCCGACCATGACTGA